From Triticum urartu cultivar G1812 chromosome 2, Tu2.1, whole genome shotgun sequence, a single genomic window includes:
- the LOC125535546 gene encoding uncharacterized protein LOC125535546 has product MAVSSPAPEPPRRAGKWRRGNRKVINGYIEEARAALAAAAARDGDGGDDSAAAAALGLVGAVLELSPRMEAALELRARALLALRRYRDVAEMLRDYIPSCAKSCAGDDTATSSSSASCSSGSGDLACASRAGLLSPGRELSVSGAGASRFLCCLDVSAIKRRVVAGLSRSSEAETQWRYLVLGQACFHLGLMEDAVVLLQTGRRLATAAFRRESVCWSEDSFSPSNSTGNVPAASRRAPSKYSQASGMPPASEADSVSQLLAHVKLLLRRRAAAVAALDAGLPAEAVRHFNKVLDARRGGVLPHSFATACLVGRAAAFRASGRPADAIADCNRALALDPAFIPALRARADLLESVGAIPDSLRDLDHLKLLYDAALRDGKLPGPSWRPQGGVRQREIAGAHRELVARVQQLRARVAAGDGCNVDYYALLGVPRGCARSEVVRAHLLLTLKLKPDRSASFAERLELVDEHRDLDAVRDQARMSALFLYRMLQKGYSHIMSAVLDEEAAARQRAREDAAAAALAASVAAAAASATKQAEEEAAASAAMQQQQEEESAAVPEIPETESVRCENIAEPETIAPPSPRLSAAAMSPMFQGAFCRDMAVVGTLLSRGRFDRPPMAVKCEAMSC; this is encoded by the exons ATGGCTGTGTCGTCCCCCGCTCCGGAGCCGCCGAGGAGGGCCGGCAAGTGGCGCCGCGGCAACAGAAAG GTGATCAACGGGTACATCGAAGAGGCGCGGGCGGCTCTggcggccgcggcggcgcggGACGGCGACGGCGGGGATGACTCGGCGGCGGCCGCCGCGCTCGGGCTGGTCGGCGCGGTGCTGGAGCTGTCGCCGCGCATGGAGGCCGCGCTCGAGCTCCGGGCGCGCGCGCTGCTCGCGCTCCGCCGCTACCGGGACGTCGCCGAGATGCTCCGCGACTACATTCCCAGCTGCGCCAAGTCCTGCGCAGGGGACGAcaccgccacctcctcctcctcggcgtCCTGCTCGTCCGGCTCCGGCGACCTCGCCTGCGCGTCCCGCGCGGGGCTTCTCTCCCCGGGCCGTGAGCTCTCCGTCTCCGGCGCCGGGGCCTCCCGGTTCCTCTGCTGCCTCGACGTCTCCGCGATCAAGCGCCGCGTCGTCGCCGGCCTCTCCAGGAGCTCCGAGGCCGAGACCCAGTGGAG GTACTTGGTCTTGGGTCAGGCTTGCTTCCATCTCGGCTTGATGGAGGACGCCGTGGTGCTCCTCCAgaccggccgccgcctcgccacaGCCGCGTTCCGCCGCGAGAGCGTGTGCTGGTCGGAGGATAGCTTCTCGCCGTCCAACTCGACGGGCAATGTGCCCGCTGCCAGCAGAAGGGCGCCGTCCAAGTACAGCCAGGCGTCCGGGATGCCGCCGGCGAGCGAGGCGGACTCGGTGTCTCAGCTCCTGGCGCACGTGAAGCTCCTGcttcgccgccgcgccgcagCGGTGGCCGCGCTGGACGCCGGCCTCCCCGCCGAGGCCGTGCGCCATTTCAACAAGGTGCTCGACGCGCGCCGCGGCGGCGTGCTCCCGCACTCCTTCGCCACGGCCTGCCTGGTGGGCCGCGCCGCGGCGTTCCGCGCGTCCGGGCGGCCGGCCGACGCCATCGCCGACTGCAACCGCGCGCTGGCGCTCGACCCGGCCTTCATCCCGGCGCTGCGCGCGCGCGCCGACCTGCTCGAGTCCGTGGGCGCGATCCCCGACAGCCTCCGCGACCTGGACCACCTGAAGCTGCTCTACGACGCGGCGCTCCGCGACGGGAAGCTGCCGGGGCCGAGCTGGCGGCCGCAGGGCGGCGTCCGGCAGCGCGAGATCGCCGGGGCGCACCGCGAGCTGGTGGCCCGCGTCCAGCAGCTCCGCGCCCGCGTGGCCGCCGGCGACGGGTGCAACGTGGACTACTACGCGCTCCTGGGGGTGCCGCGCGGCTGCGCGCGGTCGGAGGTGGTGCGCGCGCACCTCCTGCTGACGCTGAAGCTGAAGCCGGACCGGTCGGCGTCGTTCGCGGAGCGGCTGGAGCTGGTGGACGAGCACCGCGACCTGGACGCCGTGCGCGACCAGGCCCGCATGTCGGCCCTGTTCCTCTACCGGATGCTGCAGAAGGGCTACTCGCACATCATGTCCGCCGTGCTGGACGAGGAAGCCGCCGCGCGGCAGAGGGCCAGGGaagacgccgccgccgccgcattgGCTGCCTCCGTGGCCGCCGCCGCAGCGTCGGCGACCAAGCAGGCAGAAGAAGAAGCCGCAGCGTCAGCGGCcatgcaacaacaacaagaagaagaatcaGCAGCCGTGCCGGAGATTCCCGAGACAGAGAGTGTCCGCTGCGAGAACATCGCGGAGCCGGAAACGATCGCGCCGCCGTCACCGAGGCTGAGCGCGGCGGCGATGAGCCCGATGTTCCAGGGCGCGTTCTGCCGCGACATGGCGGTGGTCGGGACGCTGCTGTCCCGCGGCCGGTTCGACCGGCCGCCGATGGCGGTCAAGTGCGAGGCGATGAGCTGCTGA